In the genome of Candidatus Thermoplasmatota archaeon, the window GTTTAAGCTGAGCTTCCAAATGAAGTTTGCTCTTGAACATTCCGCCTTTTGCTAGTAAATAAAATTTTCTATATATTTGGCTTGCTATTTTACCTTCGTTGCGCAAATTTTTTAATAGTTTTCTTTGCGCCCTTATTCTCTGAGCCCATTGCTTCTTTTTACTTAGCCTTGCATAGCTAGAGCTTTTCCTAGAGCCTATACCTTTTCTTTTACCTCGCTTCTTTTTCAAAAATTTGATTTTTTTACGAGCTTTAGAGATGCCTCTTGAGGGTAGCTTTTTAATTGCACCACCTTTAATTAAATTTCTTATGTCTTTTCTTGTGATAGCTTCTTCTACTTCGTTAGCTCTATCTTGGTCTATCCATACTCTATGCAGTCCGCATTTTAGCAATTCAGATGCCAATCTACGCTGAGCGGTTAACTTCATTTCTCGCTCCTGTTGAGCACTCTTATAGCTAATTCATCAGCTCTTTTTTCTAGAGCAAGTCTTTTTCTAGTGCCTACATTATGCGCTATTCTCGCAGCTTCTAATTTAGGATTTATGCTCTCAAGCTCTTTGATGTTGTGCACAACCACTTCTTTAAATCCAAGATTATGTAAGCCTCTTACTAATTTAGGCGAGCCATACCCAATACTAGGAACGTCTATTCTGTACTTGAAATGCCTTTTTAATTTTGAATGTATTCCTTTTGGCGAGCGCCACTTTTCGCCGAGCCTTTTGTATCTGAACCATTCCTGACGCTTGAAATTTGGCTTCTTGCTCTTTATTATTTTACGAAGCTCTAGCTTTTGTTTTAATTCTTTCGTTAGTTTAGGCGTTATTTTAGGGAGCTCTTTCTCTACTATCTTTACTTCCTTTTTCTCTTCCTCAGCCATTTTTATCTTTAACCTTTCTTCACTATGTAAATACCATCTTGAAATACTCTGGGATCGCGAGCTTTTATTTTAGTTGCAAGCTCTATGTTGGCAGCAGTTTGAGATACCTTTTCCAAGTCTATCCCAGTAAGTATTACTTTATCGCCTTTAATTTCTACTTTGGTGCCTTCTATTATTGCAGCAACTCTTGGCGAATGCTCGCCAAGGAAGTTCTCTATAACGAATTTATCACCCTTAACTGTAGCTTTTATTGGGAAATGTGAGTAAACTATTTTGAGCTCGTATTGCCAGCCCTTAGTCACACTGTGCAACATATTTTTCAAATGCGCTAGTATTGTATATAACAGAGCTCTCTCTTTCTTTCTACACTTTTCACATGAAAGAACTAATGATTGCGCAGTTTTTTCTAATTTCAATTTATGAATTTTGAGATTCTTGGTTAGAGTACCGTTAGGGCCTTTAACTAAGATACTATCTCCTTTAAGCTCTACAGTTACTTTTTCAGGTATTTTCAGCTCTTCAACTAAAATCTCCTTGCCCTCAGTAGACATAAGCTAATAATTTACCTCCTATACCAAGCTTTTTGGCTTTAGAATGATCCATAACACCCTGGGGCGTAGTAACTATAATTATTCCGAAATCCTGCCCAGGCAAGTAGCGGGCTTCAAATTTTTCAAGCTCTGTTTTTTTAACTGCGAATCTTGGCTTGATTATCCCGCAAGTATTCATTGATGTTGAAAGCGTTACTTTAAACTTGCCTCCTTTTCTATCATCTATATATTCGAAGTGCTCTATGTAGTTATTTTCTTGCATTACTTTCAATACATTACCTATAAGCTTGCTTGCCTTTAACTCACAAGATCTTTTACTAGCGTATATTGCATTCCTCATACTGGTAAGTGCATCGTTAAGCAAATCTTGCGACATGTTTCTAAGAATATTTTTTAAATCCTAGCATTGGTGCTAATTCTCTAAAGCACTGCCTGCACAAGTGCATCTTATACCTTCTTACAATACCTCTTTTTCTGCCGCATCGTACGCAACCGTCAGTCCTACCGTATTTTTTCTGTGGCTTCATTCTATTATTTCAACTCCAAAGTTAGATTTGATATATTCCATAGCCTCAGCTGCAGTTACTCTGTGCTTCTTAGGTATTTTAGCACGAGCCCTTTTTCTTGTCGCTACTCTTTCTCCAGCTCTTGCTAATCTAACATTAACATCCATACCAAATATCCCTATGCCAGGATCGTATTTCATTTCTGGGAAATCAGTATAGTCTGGTATTCCAAATGAGAAATTTCCATAATTATCAAATGAATCACGTGGTATTTTATTATCTCTAACCCAGAGTGCATTTTTTAAGAATTTTATAGCGCCATTACCTCTTAAAGTTACTTTACAGCCTATAGGCATGCCCGGCTTTAAATTCCATTCTTTATTAGTAACTTTAGCAAGCGTTCTTATAGGCTTTCTATCTGTGAGCAATCGCAGTACTTTCTCAGCCTTTATCAGCTTTTCGCCGCCTTCGCCTACACCTATATTGACGACAACTTTAGCTATTCTTGGCATGCGCATAGTATTTTCATTCAATTGCGCTCACCTCAGGTAAATTAATTTCTGGCTTGTCTCTGCCTATAACGAAAACGTAATCTTTCGTTGTAGAGAAGTTTTCTAAATGTACAATATTTGGCTGGGGCGACTTCGTCGTTTCGTAACTCACTATTTTTGCTATTTTACCGGAATGCTTGCCACCAATAATTAATGCAAGATTCTCGTTTTCAAGTTTATAGCAATCCAGAATTTTCTGAGATGGTAGCTCTATTTTAAGGGTATCACCTGTCTTATAAGCGTTCTTGTCCAGAATTATATTTCTGCCGTCATGCAAGTTCAGCTGCGTTTTACCACCTTTTATAGTAGTTTTATTCTCTATTCTTACAAGTTTCCAATTGCTCTCTTCATGCGCTATTCTTACAAGCGCTAATTTTCCTTTGCTGTCCACAACCACTCTATACTGCTCTTGAAGTTTAGGAATTGACAGTACATCCATTAGCCCCACAGCTCTTTTATGGTCTTTCGCTTTTTTACAATCTACTAAAATTTCACCTCTGGCAACTATTCTTTTACAGTCTTTTGCTGTATCGCCGTAGTGCAGGAAGTCGCGAATTATCAATAGTAATGGGTAGCTTCTTTGAATAGGATGTGGGCCGCAGCGCGGCTTTACCACCCATACTTTACCTTTTCTTGATATTTTCCATGTTTTAGGGGCAGCTAGCCTCTTAAGATGTTTGCTCATTTTTTTCTTCCACCCTTACAACCTCTTTCTTCTTGCGCTTCCTTTCAACTTTTACCAGCTCTTTGCGCTTCTCTAGTTTTTTACTACGCCAAGGATCTGAGAGGTCTAACTTAGTAATTAATAAATTTGAAGGGTGTATTGGTCTAGGTACTTGCGATTTGTCTGATTTAGCAATAGTGACTCCTTCGAGAGTAACCTTCCCTGCTTTGGTATCTACACTTGCTACTTTGCCGATATGGCCTTTAAACGCACCTCTCATTACTTTTACAGTATCCCCTTTTCTTACAGGGAAAGAGCGTAGATTATATTTTAGCATAAGCTCTTCAGCTAAATGCGCTGATACCATTTTCCTTTTTTTATGCAAAGGCGCTGTGAACAGATATTTTCTGACTTTTCTGGGTTGAATTGATTTTATAGCCATGCTCTCATTTTCACACTATTATACTTGCAAGTGCAGCTACTCTAGGCCATCGTTCTGCAGCCTCTCTAGCTACAGGCCCTTTAATATCAGTACCTTTAGTCTCGCCCTCAGGAGTTGTGAGTACCGCTGCATTATCTTCGAACGATACCATTATACCGTCAGGCCTTCGGAACGGGCGCTTCTGCCTAATTACGACTGCATAGAGCACTTGCTTCCTTAGCTCTGTAGCGCCTTTCTTTACAGATACAACGAGCATATCGCCTACACCTGCGCAGGCATATCTTCGATGCGTGCCATGATATTTGGGCACTGTAATTATTTGCACTACTTTAGCGCCTGTATTATCTGCACACTCGAGCTGCGAGCCCACGCACAAACCCCTTGTTATTCTTCCTGCAATTCCTTTCATTTTTTCTCAACTATCACGAAACTCACAGTTTTTGCTAGCGGTCTGCATTCCATTATTTTTACTTTAGCCCCTACCTTAGCGTTGATGCATGGCGGGTTATGCACAGAATAGCGAGCGGTCCTTTTTTCGTAGCGCTCATATTTTGGGAAATATTTATAATATTCTCTTTCAACCACTGCTGTGTTAGTCATTTTATCGCTTACAACAACGCATTCAATGATTTGTCCTCGTACAGATAAACTACCGTGGAAAGGGCATTTAGAATCGTTGCAAGTACTTTCAGGGGGTTTTACATCTATACCTATATTACGTGTTTTTACAGTCATTTCTCATTTCACTTTTTTCAGTCTGTCCTCAGGATGATGGAGTAATAAGTTACCATCTACTTCTATACTTTTTCCTTCTTCTGTAAATTTGAATTTGATATTCTTTTTAGGTACTCTTATTAATTTCATCTCAGGCTCTTTCTCTATCAGAAATGTGTTTTTAGTTTCATCTACAACATTTCCTTTTATCCCAATATAACTCTCGTGAGCTGCTTGAATTATTTCTATACTAACGCCTATCAGCTCAGCGATTGCTAAGATCTCTTCTTTCATTTTTAGCTCCTATTTTATTTTAGCGCTCAGTCCCATTTCCTGCAGCGCTTCTTGTACCTTCTTCTTATGGTCGCCTTGAAGCTCAATTGTATTGTTTTTTACAGTACCGCCTGAAGCGCATCTTGTTTTTAGCTTTTTTGCAATTTCGTTTAGGTCCATGTCTTCAATCCCTTCTATTATAGTTACCTTCTTTTGGTACCTCCTTTCTACTGTGTAAATTTTTATTTCCTGTCGCTCTTTAGCTATCTGCTCACACGCACAGAGCTCTTTAGGCAGACCACATAGTGTGCAGA includes:
- a CDS encoding 50S ribosomal protein L19e; its protein translation is MKLTAQRRLASELLKCGLHRVWIDQDRANEVEEAITRKDIRNLIKGGAIKKLPSRGISKARKKIKFLKKKRGKRKGIGSRKSSSYARLSKKKQWAQRIRAQRKLLKNLRNEGKIASQIYRKFYLLAKGGMFKSKLHLEAQLKPYIKELK
- a CDS encoding 50S ribosomal protein L32e — its product is MAEEEKKEVKIVEKELPKITPKLTKELKQKLELRKIIKSKKPNFKRQEWFRYKRLGEKWRSPKGIHSKLKRHFKYRIDVPSIGYGSPKLVRGLHNLGFKEVVVHNIKELESINPKLEAARIAHNVGTRKRLALEKRADELAIRVLNRSEK
- a CDS encoding 50S ribosomal protein L6, which codes for MSTEGKEILVEELKIPEKVTVELKGDSILVKGPNGTLTKNLKIHKLKLEKTAQSLVLSCEKCRKKERALLYTILAHLKNMLHSVTKGWQYELKIVYSHFPIKATVKGDKFVIENFLGEHSPRVAAIIEGTKVEIKGDKVILTGIDLEKVSQTAANIELATKIKARDPRVFQDGIYIVKKG
- a CDS encoding 30S ribosomal protein S8, with protein sequence MSQDLLNDALTSMRNAIYASKRSCELKASKLIGNVLKVMQENNYIEHFEYIDDRKGGKFKVTLSTSMNTCGIIKPRFAVKKTELEKFEARYLPGQDFGIIIVTTPQGVMDHSKAKKLGIGGKLLAYVY
- a CDS encoding 30S ribosomal protein S14; the encoded protein is MKPQKKYGRTDGCVRCGRKRGIVRRYKMHLCRQCFRELAPMLGFKKYS
- a CDS encoding 50S ribosomal protein L5, which codes for MNENTMRMPRIAKVVVNIGVGEGGEKLIKAEKVLRLLTDRKPIRTLAKVTNKEWNLKPGMPIGCKVTLRGNGAIKFLKNALWVRDNKIPRDSFDNYGNFSFGIPDYTDFPEMKYDPGIGIFGMDVNVRLARAGERVATRKRARAKIPKKHRVTAAEAMEYIKSNFGVEIIE
- a CDS encoding 30S ribosomal protein S4e yields the protein MSKHLKRLAAPKTWKISRKGKVWVVKPRCGPHPIQRSYPLLLIIRDFLHYGDTAKDCKRIVARGEILVDCKKAKDHKRAVGLMDVLSIPKLQEQYRVVVDSKGKLALVRIAHEESNWKLVRIENKTTIKGGKTQLNLHDGRNIILDKNAYKTGDTLKIELPSQKILDCYKLENENLALIIGGKHSGKIAKIVSYETTKSPQPNIVHLENFSTTKDYVFVIGRDKPEINLPEVSAIE
- the rplX gene encoding 50S ribosomal protein L24, with the translated sequence MAIKSIQPRKVRKYLFTAPLHKKRKMVSAHLAEELMLKYNLRSFPVRKGDTVKVMRGAFKGHIGKVASVDTKAGKVTLEGVTIAKSDKSQVPRPIHPSNLLITKLDLSDPWRSKKLEKRKELVKVERKRKKKEVVRVEEKNEQTS
- a CDS encoding 50S ribosomal protein L14, translated to MKGIAGRITRGLCVGSQLECADNTGAKVVQIITVPKYHGTHRRYACAGVGDMLVVSVKKGATELRKQVLYAVVIRQKRPFRRPDGIMVSFEDNAAVLTTPEGETKGTDIKGPVAREAAERWPRVAALASIIV
- a CDS encoding 30S ribosomal protein S17, whose product is MTVKTRNIGIDVKPPESTCNDSKCPFHGSLSVRGQIIECVVVSDKMTNTAVVEREYYKYFPKYERYEKRTARYSVHNPPCINAKVGAKVKIMECRPLAKTVSFVIVEKK
- a CDS encoding ribonuclease P protein subunit — protein: MKEEILAIAELIGVSIEIIQAAHESYIGIKGNVVDETKNTFLIEKEPEMKLIRVPKKNIKFKFTEEGKSIEVDGNLLLHHPEDRLKKVK
- a CDS encoding translation initiation factor, which encodes MSEICTLCGLPKELCACEQIAKERQEIKIYTVERRYQKKVTIIEGIEDMDLNEIAKKLKTRCASGGTVKNNTIELQGDHKKKVQEALQEMGLSAKIK